The following is a genomic window from Canis lupus baileyi chromosome 30, mCanLup2.hap1, whole genome shotgun sequence.
CGTCGGCGTCCCCAAAGCCCCCACGCGCCCGGAACACGCAGCAGACACCTTTTCACGGCGGGGATGTTGCTCCACACGTGCACGGCGTCCCGCACAGCTTGGCCACAGACGTCCTGGATGGTCACGGGGTCGGCCTGACGGGTGCAAAGGCGGCGGGGGTCAGGGTGACGGGCACGAGCTCGGCCCCGCGGGGACCGTCGCCGCAGCCGCCTTCCCGGACCGGCCGCCTGGCTCCGCGGCGCTCACGCGTCCCGCGATCCCTCCAGCACCTCACGAGGGAAAGGGGCTGAGAGAATATCCTGAAACTGTTCACCAGGAGACCCGTCGCCTTTCCGTCCCCGCGGGTCCCGGGGGCAGGGGTTCCCGCCCGCCGCAGCTCAGACGTGGCTTCCCTGAGGGACAAAGATGTCCTTGGTCCTTGGGCTGAGGTCGTTTTGCTCCCGGAAGGTAGGAGGCTTTGCCGGCAGACAAAGGGTTTGTGCCGGGGCCTCGAGCAGCCGGGATTCCGGAGCCTCGGTGACCCTGGAAGGGAGGgcgtggggtgggaggggacagaccTCCCAGCAATGGGAGAGCGAGCCACggaagggagaaactgaggcaagaagccacccaggccctggcCCCTAACGGGAGATAGGCTGACTGTGCCCGCGTGGACTCAGGGGCCGGGAGGGTCCCCCGTGGACCGTTTCCGaccccacatgggcctccccGACCCCAACACCGGGCTGGGGGAGCCACCCGCCGCCGGTCGCTCTGGGCGGATGGAGGTTTCTGTGCTGCGCCCCGCGGAGCCGACCGCCTGGACCCGCACACGCGGCTGAGAAAGGCTGACTGTGGGCTCGGGCCGCGTGCGTGACCCCGGGAGCACCGGCATTTAGAACGCGTCCGTCGGGCCTCCTGGTCAGACCTGGCCCTTGTGCTCCGGGCACCCGGGGCTGTAGGTCTGGTGTCACATCCCCTCCTGCTCCAGGCGGGGCTGGCCCCCGGGAGGGCACCCGGGAGGGGACGCTGACACCGGCAGCCCAGGCTCCTTGACCACAGAGGAACACGTGGCACTGCAGCTCGCTCCGCGCTGCAGGAGCACATTTAACCCGGACCCGTCGCTGGGCCCATGAACAcggcccggggggtgggggtggtgatggggggACCCGTCACcggagggaggaggagccggcccGGGCCTCTCCCTGGGGACTCCGGCTGCTCTGACGCAACCGCCCCTCGTGCTCACGCCCACCTGCTGTTCCCTCCGCCCGCgtgcctccctccctgctctgctccctaCGCTCATCACAGGTTTTCCTCCCTTTTCAAACCGAAACACGGCTGTCGCGACCCTTTCATTCAAAACACGGGTCGCAGGCCGGAGCCGAAGAGCTGGGACCTGCACTGGGCACGTctaggtcccccccccccccccgctcctggCAGGACGGAGGGTCCCCAGCACCATAGGAAACGTGGGGAGCCGCCCCTTGGGCTACCTCTGGTTTGGGACCACTTGCGACCCCGTCAAGCGCGTGTGCGAGATGCAAAGTCAGCACATGTGCCGCTGGTAGCCGGTGCCCAGATTTGGAATCTGCACTTTTTGGGTGGACCcacaattcttattttaaaaaaaaattttttttttaaataaatagtgcaGGTTACAAACCTGGTCCCGGCTGCTGTTCCGAGGAGGCGTTAGGCTCCTGACCGAGGAGAAGCCATCAGGGACGAGGAGGAAAGCAGGGGCATCACGAGGACGCGTGGCGGCCCCTCGCGCAGACGACTTCTAAAGCTGTAGCTCACGGGTGGCACTCTAGGGGAACGTCACTTAGCGACCTCGGAGGCCGGGCCGCGTAGCCTGTCCCCTCAATAGATCGAAAGAGGAAAGCGACCCAGTTATCTCCGCAGACTGGAAAGAAGAACGTCTGACGGAGCCGACAACTGTTCTAGACGAGCGCACCGCAGAACGTGGGAGCCGATGGAAACTTCTGGAAACGCCCTCAGCTGAGTGAAATCCATCAACCCCAACCTACGAGCCAGCGTCAGCTTCGTAGGGAAACACGGGAACGCCTCTGCGACCGGCAGACACAGCCAGGGCCGCCCCGTCGTGGCTGCGGCCCGACATCCTGGGACAGGCGCCTGCGCGGCGAGACCGGAGGGGCCCAGGGACCGGCTCAAGGacccagaaggaaggagagaatcaaCCGGGAACCACTGTCACCCGCACGGGACCCCAGGAGGCGCGGGAGCCCGGGGATGCAGAGGAGCCAACCCGGCTCATCAAATGCAGTCGGACGGCAGAAAGGAAGGTCCTGCTTGCGCCGCTGGAGAAAGTGCCGGAAGGGAACGGGGGTCCCAGGCTGAAACCCAGCAGGACTGCACGGGAGGGAGCCGTGCACCCCACGTGACCCCACGGCCCTTGCCTGGGGGCACTCGGGGCAGTGGACACGGCTGTGAGAGTGACAGCTTGCCCAGCGGTGTCACCTCTGGGGCACGTCCCATGATGTCCCCGCTCGCCCGCATCGCCGTGCCGTCGTCCCCCCATAAAGCCACGGCAACCCTGACACCCAGCAGCGGGGAGCAGACCGCACGCATCTTCGCGGCCGCACAGAGCAGAGCCGCACAGGGTCCTGGGTCAGAACGACCAACGAGGGGGGCATCTCTGTGGAGGGAGGGCTTCCCGGGGTTTGGGGGGGGCCCTCCACTGACCGGCTTGTGTTTGCATAAAGCATGGGGGCGGCTGCCAGGACTTAAGGGGACAGAGTCGGCAGTGAGGACTCCTGCCATGAGCGCAGGGGACATGTCCTCAGAGGGGGACACCAGGCCCCACCGGGGGCTCTCCTGGGGGGCGCAATGCTGGGAGGGGCCCGGGCCAGGTGAGCCCAGGACGGCTGCTCCCAGGGTCAGGACGCTGGTGGTGCCCCCCGAGGATGAGTGCACGCCTGTGAGCGTGAGTGCACGTGTGAATCCGTGTACGTGTGTGGCGTGTGCCAGCGCACTGCGTATTGTGTGCACGTGTCATGGGGGTGGCATGGGGCCCGCGGAAGCACACCTCTTGGGTCCTATGTGCATGCATGAGCTCCTATGTCGTGTGCGGTGCGTGCCCCTGTGCAACGTGTACGGAGATGGTCGTGTGCACACACGAGAGCCCCGCGGTGGCCTGTCTAGAAGTGCAGGAGCAGCGTGCCCGTGCAGGGGACGCCCTCCAGGCCACCTGACGGCCCGTGCCTGGCGCGTCCCGGGGAGGCCGCCCTCACAGGCGTGGACGGTGGTGCCGCACGTACCTCCAGGAAGCGAGTGGCCACGGTCTGTTCCTCTCGCGTCAGCACCAGGTTGTCCACGAACATCCAGAAGAAGGGCTTCGGGCAGCCCGGCCGGGGCCTCGCGTACTGCAGGACGCGGTGATACTGGAACAGGTACCAGGCTGGGGAAGGGACGCGGGCGTGTCTGAGCCGTGCCCGCGGCGGAGGGGGGAGGCTGAGCGGCTCTGCGAGGGCGCGGGGTGACTGCAGACGGGCCCCTCGGTGTGGCTGGCCTGGCCCCCGGCCCCACCTGCTCCCCGGGCAGGCCTGTCCCCCCAGAGCCAGGGTGGCCCCAGCGCCCAGCCTCACCCAGCGCACCCACATTGGGATGGGTGTAACGGGGCTGGCAAAGCACGTGCGTGTGTCCCCCCAGGGAATCCGTCCATGCAGAGCAACGGGGCCAGCAGGTGGGGGCCGCTCTCAGGTGGGGCCACGGCTTCCCGTGGGTCAAATCCACCGCGCCGTACTCGCCGAGCAGACGGGCTACTCGTGCCGGTGACACGCGAGGACGGCCATGTCTGGGAGCGTAGACAGGTGGCACCTTCTGCTGTCCGTCAGGGTGCAAATGGGCGTGGGGACCAGAGGCCCCGGGAGGGCGGGCGGGCCGCGGACGCTTACCCGGAGGATGGTCACAGGCATGGCCCAGGGCGGGTGTCGAGCCGTACACCAGGTTGAACGGGCCCCATCCTTCCACCTGCGGGACGGGCACACTGCAGAAGGCAGCACGGGCACAGGTGCCCACGGGCCCACAGCCGCAGGCGCCTCGTGTGTCCGGGCGGGAGGCTCACCATGAGGCCGAGCCCCCACGGGCCCTGGGCGGGGAGGTGAGACCCACCAGGCCACACCCGCCGAGTGGGCTCTGGGCCGCCACCGGCCTCGGGGATGCGGGGAGCCCGGCCTCTGTCATCAGCGGGGAGACCAGCCCTCCTCAGGGACTTGGAGTCTGAGGTGGCTGCCCCGCGAAGGTGGGCACGGCGACCCCCCAGGATCCACGGGGAGGCTGTGTGCGCCCCTGACGTGACAGCCGGGCACGGCCTTCCCTGCCCACCACGCGGCCGCAGGGGTCAGCAGTCACTGCAGGCTGGCGGGAGCACACGAGATCCACCCCACCCCGTGCCCAAGCAGACCAGAGGGCACCCTTCAGCCCCAAAGTGACCTAAGTGCCCCCCCCAGGAGGCCTGAGGGACTCCCACTAATGACAACCCTAGCTCCTGTCATTCTACTAAAAAAAGACCGAGACACGCAGCCCCGGGCCCCTGGTTTTCAGAGAGCACCTGCTCCCGAGCCGACCTGTGCTTCCCGGACCGGCCGCCTCCCCGCTCAGCAGGCGCCTGTGTCCTGCGGAAAGCCCCCGGCCCCGCACCCCCCGCCTGCCGCCTGTGTCCCCAAGGGCTATTAATGCTCTGTGTGTCCccctcctggggcagggggctgggcagtggGCTGGGAAGGGCAGCTGACTGGAGCcgagggtggaggagggggtaCGGGGCGGAGGTGGTGGGTGTGGGCTGATGGGCCAGACATGCAACCCAGCCGACCCCGCTGACCCCCACCTGCAGTGACGCGCCCAGAGGAAAACCCAGCCTGAGCGACAAGTCCCCGTCCCGCCGGCGGCCTGGCCGCCCCCTCCAGCTGCACCAGAAACCCCCTGAGCTCCCTTGAAATCCGCCCAGAAACCCACGGCAGGAGCAGGtggtgcctgctgctccccattgCTTGGGGGGCTGTGATAGACCCGCCCGGGGGGCACAGGGCTCGGGACGAAGTGAGGTGGGGACGGGGAGGCCGAGCGAGGCCACACCCGCCTGAGCTGGGGTTGCAGTGACAACCCATGTCACGCACTTACTGGTAGGAAACAGATTTCAAGTATTTGTATCAAAACTGGACGCCCAAAGAGCCAGCCCCTGGGACCCCGCAGCTCCCTGGCCTGCGGTCAGCACCCCCTCAACGGCCAGCACCCCCGGCCCAGCCCCTCTGCCCACGGTCGCTGGCTCAGGGGGACAGGCTCTGTCCTTCCTGGTGCCAGGGACCCACAGACCAGGGCctcctgccccggggcccccagcagGAGCCTCCCGGCCCCTTCCCATCATCTGAGGCCTGGTGAGTCATCTAGGCGCTTCCTCCAAGGTCACTGCCCAGGCCAGCAGAAAGCAGCCTCCAAGGGAGCCGGAACATTCCGTCAGGTGTTCAGAGGATGCCCCCCGTGACTGGCTGTTCAGTTCAAGACTGTCTGAGAGGGCGGTGGGGGTTAGTCCCGCTGCCCGGGCAGCACCGGCCCCGCTGCTGGGACCGGCCCCTCGAGCCTCAACCACCCGGACTCGGACGGGGCCCGGCCCGTGGCTCTGCTCTGCGCCCGGGTGGCATGGGGGCCGCGAAAGCACACCTCTCATCTCCGCCACTGCCTGCGGGGTGCCATTCCTGCAAGCTCCCCGgccccctgggcccccaggacCCCTGGTTCCTCaggcccccccagctccccaggccccCACAGTTACCCCCAAACCCCCTGGGCCCCCaagccccccaggtcccccagctccccaggccccccaggctaGCTCCCCAGGCCCCCACGGCTCCTCCCAAGCCCCCTGGCCCCCCAGGACCCCTGgttccccaggacccccaggcctTCCAGCTCCCCAGGCCCCCACGGTGCCCCCACGGTGCCCCCCAAGCCCCTGggcccccaggcacccccggccccccaggcccctctggctccccaggcccccctggctccccccagcccctggccccccaggccccccaggccccccaggctcccctggcaCCCCCACGGGTCCCTTGCACATCTCCTGGCCCCCAGTCACACGGCGGTCCTTACATCCCTCCTCACGACATCCGTGACATCATCCAAGTGCTTCAGTCCTGCCGGGTTGGAACCACCCTCCAAGAAGCCCAAACTCACGAGCTCTGCACGGGGAGACACGAGGGGAGCACAGGGGGGCGAGCGTTCATTTTGACCCCGCACAGAACAAAGGGCCAACGAGCGATCAGGAAACAGCACACTCAGACTCGGTCTCTAGGACgacgcgggggcgggggcggaggccgCTTGGGAGCAAGCCAATCCCACTGTGGATGGATTCAAGAACTCAAGGAATTTGTTgcaaaagcagactccccccccccccccggccccactGTTGCGTCACGCCCCGGGTTAGGAAATCCTGCCGCCCTGGTGCTGGCGCTGATGTCACCCAGCCGGGCTGTGACAGCTACGGGCGTGGGCTGCAGGGGCGCGGGCACAGCCCGGGAGGCCTCGGCCTGTGGGCGGACGGGAAGGCGGGAGCAGCAAGGGTCTTATGATTTCCCCCAGGGAGGCGTCCCCTGGGTGGGCAGATGAGGCAGGGTGGCCTTGGGCCCTGACCCCGGGCGCCCCGAGCCGGCCGGGTGTCTGCGCATCACGGGGCGGCCTGGGGTGCGAGGGAGGCACGGGCGTGTGGCCGCTCCAGGAGAGCTGGGCCTCAGGTCACTCACCTGTCCTGATGTCCCCAAAGAGGGACAGCACCCGGACCGGCTCTCGCTTCCACACGGGCACCGTTTCATAGGTCTCCAGGGGAGTCTCCTGTTGAAAACCCAGTTCCCGCTGTGACTCGGTTGCAGAGCCCGTGAGGCTCGGGAAAACCCCTCTCCGGTCCAGGGAGACACCCTGGAAGGCGCCTTCAAGGCAGGCtggccccggcccgcccccggccccccagctgAGGTCTCCAGGCCGGACGCCCACCAGGTGCGGGGAGGCAGGCGCAAGGGGCCTTTCCTGATCGCGGAGGAAGAAAAGCCTTTCCCGGGGAAGCACTTCGTCGGGACTTCTCGGGGGATCCTGACTACCCGGAGTGGGGTTCCCCGACTCCTGGCCTGAGCAGCCTGAGCAGGAGCCCCCAAGCCACGTGGGGCAGGGTCTGCCTGTGGCTGCAGCcgatgggtggggggtggcgagGTCAGAGGGCACCAGGAGGGCAGTGGGTCCGGAACAAGTGCAGCTCTGATGGACACTGGGGGGGGGGTCCTAGTGTCCTGCTGTGCTGtggtggtgagggtggggaggtgaAGGCTAGGGGAGTGGAGGCTgcgggggctgcaggggtggaggctgggggagcGGGAGCCCGGGCTGCTGGGTCCAGTGTGGCCCTGCCGTCCCTGCCTGCTGACCCAGGGTCACTCTTGCGTCTTAGGTTCCAGGGCGCCCGTAGCGGTGAGTATAAGCTGAGACCTAAAACCACTAATTTACTTCTACTCTGGAGGCACAGTCCCAAGTCCAGGGGTGGCGGCTCTGGGTCCCGCTGGGGACGCTGAGGGAGAGCGTCCTGTCTGGACCCTCGCTCCCATTGGCTGGACTCGGTGGTGCCCCTGTGCTGAGCCCCCTCCCACCCGCTGCTaatgcctccctccctgcctggctgGAGGGAGCACCCCTGCCCAGCCAAGGTGCCGGGAGCAGGGAGCACTGGGAGCATCGGGAGCACCGGGAGCACTGAGTGCAGGGAGCGCACCCCCAAGAAACAGGAAGGAGCATCTGCTTAGAGCCCTTGGCCTCCCCCTCACTCAGAACCCAGGGCTCTGCAGAGAAAGCAGGGCTGGCGCGAGGCCCTCAGCCTaaggcccccgcccccctcccctctcccctctcccccctcccccctccctctgcctccccccttgCCCCCCCTCACCGATTCCCGGTCGCAGAAGGCCTTGAGCCAGCCCCGCCACTTCCTGCGCCTCTGCAGGAGCCCGCTGCGCGGGAAGGGCCGGCACAGAAAGCACACCCAGTTGCTCGTGGCCTGAACTCTCCCCGACGTCCCGGGGGCCACCAGGGTGTCCACACACTTGAAGCAGTAGCATCTAGAGTCAGAGAGGAAGCGGCAGTGACCGCGATGGCATCCCGCTCCCGCCCTGGACACAGAccagggagcctgcctcctgtGAGAGGTCTCGCCCCCCACCCAAGGTGCAGGGGTGAGGGGGAACTGTCACCCAgcacgggggggagggggtgcagtcCCTGCCAGGGACCTGCAGGGACAGGAAGGAGCCACCTGCAGAGGACAGCGAGGGGGGAGATGCCCTCAGCCTCCGGCCGCCCACCTGCGGAGCCAGGAAGTcaggggctcccagggacacaGGTGCAAGGACCCCAGCtgggggggcgtggggggaggACCATGTGAGTGGGATGGtggcccaggaccccaggggagGGAGCACAGCTGGAGCTCGGCCTCCGCCCCCGCCAGCCCCGGGGGAGCGGGCTCTGCGTCACTTCCCGGCTGGCTCCGACCGAGGGAGCCGCAGAGCTTGGCgctaacaacaaaaagaaaaatcaggaacaTAAATCTTTCCACACCCGGGGCCCTCACGTCAGGGCTCACACCAAACACAATATTTGGGATGAAAGCGGAAACCATCTTGGCGGGAAGCCCCCACCGGGCTCCTTCGCCCGCACTAGCCCCCCAGCGCCCCCAAACTCCCCCCAGCCTGGCCGGCGCCCCCGCCTCACCGGGTGCAGTCCGGGTTTTCGCAGATGAGCAGCGTGTCCCTGGAGCAGCAGATGGAGCAGTAGGACTGGTAGCCGTCGTCGTCGTACAGGAACAGGCAGTCCAGAAACTTGTCCTCggagaggggcggggccaggctggcacctgctctgccccaggccccctgcaaggCCCCCTCACCTCCCCGCTTACCTTGCACGGAGCGCACATCCCCCCCTCGAACAGGGGGTGCTGCGTGTGCACCTGGAGGCTCCCGCAGCAGATGCACATGCCTGCGGGGGACGCCCAACGCGCCGCAGGAGCCGCGACGCCAGCAAACAGAGCACCGCGCTTAGCAACGCACGTGCGAAATAAGCGCAAGACCCCGACTCCGACAAACCCCGGATGTTGTGGGAAAACATGAAGAACTAAGCAAACGGGAACGGATCCTAGGATCTGGTCGCGCTCACGGATCGGGGGCTTAGCCGGGTGACAGGTCTCCCCAAGCAGGTCTACGGATCCCTCTCCAGATcccagctggctttttttttgcaaaaattgataaactgatcCTAAAATGCCTAtggaggggccctgggtggctcagtctgggaAGGAATGGACTCgtgatttcggcccaggtcacgatcccagggtcccggcatccggccctgcgtggggctctgcGTGGGGCTGTGCgtggggtggggagcctgcttcaggaTTCTGCCCAGCGCACCCgctctcccaaataaacaaataaatctttctaaaaaacgTACAGGGAAATGCAAGGGAATCGAGAACTGGCAAATGGACAG
Proteins encoded in this region:
- the DNMT3L gene encoding DNA (cytosine-5)-methyltransferase 3-like isoform X2; the encoded protein is MCICCGSLQVHTQHPLFEGGMCAPCKDKFLDCLFLYDDDGYQSYCSICCSRDTLLICENPDCTRAKLCGSLGRSQPGSDAEPAPPGLAGAEAELQLCSLPWGPGPPSHSHGPPPTPPQLGSLHLCPWEPLTSWLRRCYCFKCVDTLVAPGTSGRVQATSNWVCFLCRPFPRSGLLQRRRKWRGWLKAFCDRESETPLETYETVPVWKREPVRVLSLFGDIRTELVSLGFLEGGSNPAGLKHLDDVTDVVRRDVEGWGPFNLVYGSTPALGHACDHPPAWYLFQYHRVLQYARPRPGCPKPFFWMFVDNLVLTREEQTVATRFLEADPVTIQDVCGQAVRDAVHVWSNIPAVKRHSALASREELSLLAHNRQRTKSPLQGPAKLVKNCFLPLREYFKCFSTELASAL
- the DNMT3L gene encoding DNA (cytosine-5)-methyltransferase 3-like isoform X1, which codes for MCICCGSLQVHTQHPLFEGGMCAPCKDKFLDCLFLYDDDGYQSYCSICCSRDTLLICENPDCTRAKLCGSLGRSQPGSDAEPAPPGLAGAEAELQLCSLPWGPGPPSHSHGPPPTPPQLGSLHLCPWEPLTSWLRRCYCFKCVDTLVAPGTSGRVQATSNWVCFLCRPFPRSGLLQRRRKWRGWLKAFCDRESETPLETYETVPVWKREPVRVLSLFGDIRTELVSLGFLEGGSNPAGLKHLDDVTDVVRRDVEGWGPFNLVYGSTPALGHACDHPPAWYLFQYHRVLQYARPRPGCPKPFFWMFVDNLVLTREEQTVATRFLEADPVTIQDVCGQAVRDAVHVWSNIPAVKSRHSALASREELSLLAHNRQRTKSPLQGPAKLVKNCFLPLREYFKCFSTELASAL
- the DNMT3L gene encoding DNA (cytosine-5)-methyltransferase 3-like isoform X3, which translates into the protein MCICCGSLQVHTQHPLFEGGMCAPCKDKFLDCLFLYDDDGYQSYCSICCSRDTLLICENPDCTRCYCFKCVDTLVAPGTSGRVQATSNWVCFLCRPFPRSGLLQRRRKWRGWLKAFCDRESETPLETYETVPVWKREPVRVLSLFGDIRTELVSLGFLEGGSNPAGLKHLDDVTDVVRRDVEGWGPFNLVYGSTPALGHACDHPPAWYLFQYHRVLQYARPRPGCPKPFFWMFVDNLVLTREEQTVATRFLEADPVTIQDVCGQAVRDAVHVWSNIPAVKSRHSALASREELSLLAHNRQRTKSPLQGPAKLVKNCFLPLREYFKCFSTELASAL